Proteins encoded within one genomic window of Oncorhynchus nerka isolate Pitt River linkage group LG17, Oner_Uvic_2.0, whole genome shotgun sequence:
- the LOC115145101 gene encoding LOW QUALITY PROTEIN: complement C1q tumor necrosis factor-related protein 7-like (The sequence of the model RefSeq protein was modified relative to this genomic sequence to represent the inferred CDS: inserted 1 base in 1 codon), producing the protein MRSRSQACEVRMWLFVGVAFLCQCVIGQQLEAKVKGAPPRLICSVLGLPGRPGKPGPNGPPGENGNMGIPGRDGRDGRKGEKGEKGEAGVKGKLGPTGKRGERGVRGPGGKRGPDGECGDGGRPGPPGPLGKKGDKGHRGPLGTAGICRCGSLVPKAAFSVGITSSYPAEKESIKFNKVLFNXGGHYNPETGKFICAYPGIYYFSYDITLANKHLAIGLVQNGQYRIKTFDANTGNHDVASGSLVMFLNPEDEVWLEIFFKDQNGLFAEAGWSDSLFSGFLLYADTNYLDSLAEDYA; encoded by the exons ATGAGGAGCAGATCTCAAGCCTGTG aGGTGAGGATGTGGCTGTTTGTGGGCGTGGCTTTTCTTTGCCAGTGTGTGATTGGTCAGCAGCTGGAGGCCAAGGTGAAAGGAGCTCCGCCTCGTCTGATCTGCAGTGTTCTGGGGTTACCAGGGAGACCAGGCAAACCTGGCCCAAATGGGCCTCCAGGGGAAAATGGGAATATGGGAATCCCAGGAAGAGACGGAAGAGATggcaggaagggagagaaaggagagaagggtgAAGCAG GGGTAAAGGGGAAACTCGGCCCAACGGGTAAACGGGGCGAGCGGGGTGTCCGGGGTCCAGGGGGGAAGAGAGGTCCTGATGGAGAATGCGGGGACGGGGGCCGACCAGGGCCACCAGGGCCCCTTGGGAAGAAAGGGGACAAGGGCCACCGAGGACCACTGGGTACGGCAGGCATCTGCAGGTGTGGCAGCCTGGTGCCTAAAGCAGCCTTCTCTGTGGGAATCACCAGCAGTTACCCTGCTGAGAAGGAATCTATCAAGTTCAACAAGGTCCTCTTCA GAGGGGGCCACTACAACCCAGAGACGGGTAAGTTCATCTGCGCCTACCCGGGCATCTACTACTTCTCCTATGATATCACCCTGGCTAACAAACATCTGGCCATCGGGCTGGTGCAGAACGGGCAGTACCGCATCAAGACATTTGATGCCAACACAGGGAACCATGACGTGGCCTCTGGGTCACTTGTGATGTTCCTGAACCCAGAAGACGAGGTGTGGCTGGAGATCTTCTTCAAGGACCAGAATGGCCTGTTTGCAGAAGCAGGGTGGTCTGACAGCCTGTTCTCTGGATTCCTGCTCTATGCAGACACAAACTACCTGGACTCACTAGCAGAGGACTACGCATAG